The following proteins are co-located in the Mycobacterium paragordonae genome:
- a CDS encoding relaxase/mobilization nuclease domain-containing protein yields MIAKITHGRSAARALAYDHGPGRADEHVNPRKVAGNIPDRDWRIRAHRMQRFVDAHQHDKTDRGVYRVALANPESDRVLSDREWRQVAEKFVDRFGASKGMWEATRHDRHHIHLTISKDGFEGTRMSTSHDYRRVAAICRELETEHGLTNAAGRAGRGSGRTRGDREQTQRGAPQPDRDWLRTTISGVLDEGGGIEELRAAGVAVKLNQASTGRVSGISYSRTPEPGQDRGNDRGAAEPIWFKGSQLGKAYGWNQVSDQLRDAGHEHGEPAADHASAQRGQRDEAEQRAGSRDGRDDHGGDADAAHRGADEGATPPQPGTGAGGSHGGSGGTLPEPPVLELSLEPKPPSLEQRRAQALAAAHERAAERARAQARDRDQDRGR; encoded by the coding sequence ATGATCGCTAAGATCACCCACGGTCGCTCGGCGGCGCGGGCGTTGGCCTACGATCACGGCCCGGGCCGCGCCGATGAACATGTCAATCCCCGCAAGGTCGCCGGCAACATCCCCGACCGGGACTGGCGAATCCGGGCGCACCGCATGCAACGGTTCGTCGACGCCCACCAGCACGATAAGACCGATCGCGGGGTGTATCGGGTCGCGTTGGCCAACCCCGAGTCTGATCGGGTGCTCTCGGATCGGGAATGGCGACAAGTCGCGGAGAAATTCGTGGACCGCTTCGGCGCCAGTAAAGGCATGTGGGAAGCCACCCGCCACGACCGCCACCACATTCACCTGACCATCAGCAAAGACGGGTTCGAGGGCACCCGGATGTCCACCAGTCACGACTACCGCCGTGTCGCGGCGATCTGCCGTGAACTCGAAACCGAACACGGCTTGACCAACGCCGCCGGGCGCGCCGGGCGTGGATCGGGGCGCACCCGCGGCGATCGTGAACAAACCCAGCGCGGCGCACCACAGCCCGACCGGGACTGGCTGCGCACCACCATCAGCGGCGTCCTGGATGAGGGCGGCGGCATCGAGGAACTACGCGCGGCCGGTGTGGCGGTCAAGCTCAACCAAGCCAGCACCGGACGCGTCTCGGGCATCTCCTACAGCCGCACCCCCGAACCCGGGCAAGACCGAGGTAACGACCGCGGCGCTGCCGAACCGATCTGGTTCAAAGGCAGCCAACTGGGCAAGGCCTATGGCTGGAACCAGGTCAGCGACCAACTACGCGACGCCGGACATGAACACGGCGAGCCCGCCGCCGATCACGCCAGCGCCCAACGCGGGCAACGCGACGAGGCCGAGCAGCGCGCTGGTTCACGTGACGGCCGAGACGATCACGGCGGTGACGCCGACGCCGCTCACCGTGGCGCGGATGAGGGCGCGACCCCACCCCAACCTGGAACGGGTGCCGGCGGGTCGCACGGCGGCTCTGGTGGGACGCTGCCCGAGCCGCCGGTATTGGAACTATCCCTTGAACCCAAGCCGCCCAGCCTGGAGCAGCGCCGCGCCCAAGCGCTGGCCGCCGCGCATGAGCGCGCCGCCGAACGTGCCCGGGCGCAGGCGCGCGACCGCGACCAGGACCGGGGCCGCTGA
- a CDS encoding type IV secretory system conjugative DNA transfer family protein has product MANQPPVWGPHHQQGLPGGIPLNSGGGYWWGITTGTWLGAFALIGTRQHGAAAMLIVVMTAAAAAVGWGEAQHGKRFASGHWVLFASATVASSGAYFLPALAYVGGFYGQKQHASQRNRPNTTAVVPPAHRPAARMRTAPTTSAPPPPPPRPQTPDAAAVVPAVAGGYFGVNARGAVVAASARGAALVIGPPGSGKTQSVIMPSVAFAPGAVVSTSMKAEVLAATHVARSVRGKCWLFDPGGTTVPAGVIGLRWNPLCDVSDWDSARSVAARLTGPARAGAGAGHQGDHWTDRAETWLSVLLYAARLSTREGDLAALARWSMNPTAAGPECEAIFIVAGQDGDDGATIAATLLDSLLSVPDRERESIASTLGRIMNIYTSSAALRSGISPNFDVHSFVRSTDTVYITAPVDRQRDYAPLIAGFLESVRLAQYHRRQAVDLGTETQTAPVTFVLDEAANTAPIPLPNVVSEAGGQGLHLVVAFQDLSQARARWGHAAEGFLTLFPEKLILAGMNDRSTADMLSKMSGDYDRMTVSVNEPGKSLSTSMSGRPHFSTTRGQPGYTYHTTRTPVLSVADITGVPAGQGLYYGPGGWDLITLNPWWSQRQPLGL; this is encoded by the coding sequence ATGGCGAATCAGCCACCGGTGTGGGGGCCACACCATCAGCAAGGTTTACCCGGCGGCATCCCACTCAATTCCGGTGGAGGGTATTGGTGGGGCATCACCACCGGCACCTGGCTGGGGGCCTTCGCGTTGATCGGCACCCGCCAGCACGGCGCGGCGGCCATGCTGATTGTGGTGATGACCGCGGCCGCCGCGGCGGTCGGCTGGGGCGAGGCCCAGCACGGTAAACGCTTCGCTTCTGGGCATTGGGTGTTGTTCGCCTCAGCCACCGTGGCGTCCTCGGGTGCCTATTTCTTGCCCGCCCTGGCCTATGTGGGTGGCTTTTACGGTCAAAAACAGCACGCCAGCCAACGCAACCGTCCGAACACGACCGCTGTCGTACCGCCAGCTCACCGGCCGGCGGCGCGCATGCGTACCGCCCCAACGACTTCGGCACCGCCGCCGCCACCACCGCGGCCTCAGACACCTGACGCGGCGGCGGTGGTGCCGGCGGTGGCGGGTGGTTATTTCGGCGTCAACGCTCGGGGCGCGGTGGTGGCGGCCTCTGCGCGGGGTGCGGCATTGGTGATCGGCCCGCCCGGTTCGGGCAAAACCCAGTCGGTGATCATGCCGAGTGTGGCGTTCGCGCCGGGTGCGGTGGTGTCCACGTCGATGAAGGCCGAGGTTTTGGCCGCTACGCATGTGGCGCGCAGTGTGCGCGGGAAATGCTGGTTGTTCGATCCGGGCGGCACGACGGTGCCGGCCGGGGTGATCGGTTTGCGGTGGAACCCGTTGTGCGATGTCAGCGACTGGGACAGCGCCCGCTCGGTGGCGGCCCGGTTGACCGGCCCGGCCCGCGCCGGTGCCGGTGCTGGCCACCAGGGTGATCACTGGACCGATCGGGCCGAAACCTGGCTGTCGGTGCTGCTTTACGCCGCCCGGTTGTCCACTCGTGAAGGCGATTTGGCGGCCCTGGCGCGGTGGTCGATGAACCCGACCGCGGCCGGCCCGGAATGCGAAGCCATCTTCATCGTGGCCGGCCAGGACGGCGACGACGGCGCGACGATCGCGGCCACCCTGCTGGATTCGCTGTTGTCGGTGCCGGATCGAGAACGTGAGTCCATCGCCTCGACGCTGGGCCGGATCATGAACATCTACACTTCCAGTGCCGCGCTGCGTTCAGGGATCAGCCCGAATTTCGATGTGCACTCGTTCGTCAGATCGACTGACACGGTGTACATCACCGCACCGGTGGACCGACAACGCGACTACGCTCCGCTGATCGCGGGATTCCTCGAATCGGTGCGGCTGGCGCAATACCACCGCCGTCAAGCCGTCGACCTCGGCACCGAAACCCAAACCGCGCCGGTGACATTCGTGTTGGATGAGGCCGCCAACACCGCCCCAATTCCGCTGCCCAACGTTGTTTCTGAGGCCGGCGGCCAGGGTTTGCATCTGGTGGTGGCCTTCCAAGACCTTTCCCAGGCCCGCGCCCGTTGGGGACACGCCGCCGAAGGCTTCCTGACCTTGTTCCCCGAGAAACTGATCCTGGCCGGCATGAACGACCGCTCCACCGCCGACATGCTGTCGAAAATGAGCGGCGACTACGACCGCATGACCGTCTCGGTGAACGAACCCGGGAAAAGCTTGAGCACCAGCATGTCGGGGCGTCCGCACTTTTCCACCACCAGAGGTCAGCCCGGCTACACCTACCACACCACCCGCACCCCGGTGCTGTCGGTCGCCGACATCACCGGCGTACCGGCCGGGCAAGGCCTCTACTACGGCCCGGGCGGCTGGGACCTCATCACCCTGAACCCGTGGTGGAGCCAACGCCAACCCCTTGGTCTCTAG